The genome window TTGGCACAGTAGGCAATTGTAGGTAATATGTTCTTAGCTACCTTCATCGCTGCTGGATCGTAGGCTTTGATCTTGGCTCCCTCAATCTGCATCAGATGAATGACCTCGACCGAAGGAGCATGGCGCATATCATCTGTGTTAGGCTTGAACGAGAGGCCAAGGACACCGATCACCTTGTCCTGAAGCGTACCAAGTGCATCCCGTACCATCTGGATGAACCGCCTCCTCTGATCCCGGTTGATCTCCATAACCGCGCGCAAGAGCTGAGGATGACACCCCTGCATAGCGGCCATATGCTCTAAAGCCTTGACATCCTTTGGGAAGCAACTACCGCCCCAGCCAAGGCCAGCCTCCAGATAGATGGACCCGATGCGCTTGTCATAGCCCATGCCGCGAGCCACATCTTTTATATCCGCCCCCAGTTTCTCACATATGGAGGCTATCTCGTTGATAAATGATATTCTGGTAGCCAGATAGGCATTGGAAGCATATTTAATCATTTCTGCTGTGCGAATGTCGGTGATAAGAACGGGGCACTTGAGGGGGGCATAGAGATTCGCCACTTTCTCAGCCGCAGCCTTGTTTGTTGAGCCAAGAACTACCCGGTCTGGATTCATAAAGTCATAGACAGCTGCTCCCTCACGGAGGAACTCCGGATTGGAGACCACGGCGACCTCAACATCGATCCTCTTATTCTTCTCAATGATGCTAGATACCCAATCACCAGCCCCAATCGGCACCGTGCTTTTATTGACTACTATAAGGGGCTTGTGCATCGCTTTGGCTATATCTTCGGCCGCAACCTGGACATATGACAGATCAGCCTCGCCCTCAACCCCGGTTGGGGTACCGACAGCGATGAAAACAAAATCGGCGTGCTCTAAGGCCTCGTCGTAAGAGGTAGTGAAGTTGAGCCTGCCGGCGGCATAGTTGCGCTGCACCAACTCTTCTAAGCCTGGTTCAAAGATCGGGATGATGCCTCTTTTCAAGTTCTCAGCCTTTTCCTTGGAGGTATTCAGACACACCACCCGGTTGCCTAAATCAGCAAAGCAGGTTCCTGTCACCAACCCCACATAGCCAACACCGATAATACAGATGTTTTCCATAAATACATACCCCTTGATTCTAAATAGTATCAATCCCTACATGGGAACCATTGAAGGGACTTGAATACAAGGTGATCGGGGCGGAGATCGAAGCAATCTAAAACCCCCTGTCATTCTATGGCCTGCCCAGCACTACGAACAGAGCACTCAGGCTCTTTGTAACTATAACGCAAGGTCGAGCGAATTGCAATACGTACGGACACCTGTTCGATTTTACACCATTACCTCTCTATATGTTATAATGATTCACGGTTTGGGCCAACTGGCCCCTGACGTGCGTCTTCGCTGACCTTTTTTTGGATATAAAGTAAGAAATTCATAATAAATATCGGCAAGGACCTTAACGAAAGGAGAGGGTATAGTGTCAGTGACTGTTCAAATACCTACTGAGAAATGGGTAGGCAAGGTACACGAGGTACAACTGGGCGCAACAAGTGCTGAAGGGGGGACACGCAAACGAACTGTTATCGTTGGTGGGGAATCAACCCTACCGTTTCTACACTTCGAAGGGGAGATACCTCATCGACCCGCCATCGCCATCGAGATATGGGATAAGAAGCCTGCCGAGTGGTCTCCAGCTCTACTGAAAGTCTGGGGCGACCTCGTCAACGATGTCAGGAGATGGGCAGAGAGAGCTGTCCAAATTGGCGCAGATATTATTGCCCTCAAGCTTACCCCATCAAAGGGTGAAGAGAAGGGGTATAGAGGCGTCAAGGAGACAGTCAAAACCGTATTGGAAGCGGTGGATGTGCCCCTCATTGTCTATGGTCCAGGGATTCCCGAAGCTGATAATGAGATGCTTGTGGAAGTGGCGGAAGCCGGTGATGGTGAACGCCTCGCCCTGGGGCTTTGCGAAGATAAGAACTATCGTACAATCGTCGCTGCCTGTCTCGCTCACGGGCACATCGCCATCGGACGAGCCCCCATCGATGTGAATATTCAGAAACAGCTCAATATCCTGATCAGTGATATGGGCTTGCCCCTCGATCGTATCTTGATGGACCCTACCACTGGTTCATTAGGCTACGGCTTAGAGTACACCTACTCTGTAATGGAACGTCTCCGACTCGCCGCCTTACAAGGGGACCGCATGACTCAAATGCCGATGATCTGTACTGTCGGTGAGGAGGCCTGGCGCGTCAAAGAGAGTAAAATACCAGAAGGGGTACCAACAGCGTGGGGTGAATTCGAAACGAGAGGAGTTGCCTGGGAGACGATCACCGCTGCTACCCTTCTAACTGCCGGTGCAGACATCGTTGTGCTGCGTCATCCTCAGGCAGTGGAAGCGGTCAAGCAAACCATCGAGGATCTAATAGCTCACTAATCGGGTGCGACGATGGGCTACTGCTAAATCAGCTGCAAAAGGAGAAGGAGATATGCCTCTTAGTGGACTTGAGATCTATAAACATTTGCCTAAAACTAATTGTAAGGAGTGTGGCTTCCCCACCTGCCTCGCCTTTGCCATGAAGCTAGCCGCCAAAGGAGCTGAGCTTTCCGCCTGCCCTTACGTCTCAGAGGAAGCGAAACAGCTCTTAGATGCCGCTTCCGCCCCCCCTATTCGACTGATAACAATCGGCAAGGGGGATAACAGGATTGAAATTGGGAATGAAACCGTTCTGTTTCGCCACGAAAAAACATTCTACCACGAACCAGGCTTAATGCTCAGAATTAAGGATACGCAACCTTCCGAACAGGTCACCATGACTGCTCAGCAAGTTAACGAGTACGCTGTGGAGCGAGTTGGCACCACTCTCCATCTCAATGGTCTGGCCATAGAAAACGCATCCGGAGATGCATCTGCCTTCGTGAGCTGTATCGAAACAGTTAAGGCTAAAACGAATCTACCGCTAGTACTTATGTCTACAGTTAGCCAGGCTATGGAGGTTGCCCTCCAAAAAGTTGCTGTTGATAGACCACTGATCTACGCCGCCACCAAAGATAATTGGGAAGACATGGCCAGATTAGCCCAAAAATTTCAATGCCCTCTGGTCGTCCATGACGAGGGTGACCTATCTACCTTGGCCAGTCTAGCGGAACAGGTGATAAAAGCTGGTGTATCCGATATCATCTTGGATCCAGAGACAAGAGGGCTGAAGGGAACATTGATCCAACATACATTTATCAGACGTTTGGCCCTGCGCAAGAATTTCCGCTTGGTTGGCTTCCCGATTATCAGCTTCCCAGGTGAAGTAGCCAATTCCCCCTTGGAGGAGGCTGTATTAGCGGCCCAAGATATTGCCAAGTATGCGGGGATCATTGTGCTGGATCATTTCGATCCCAGCCTTGCCTACCCCCTACTGACCCTCCGCCAAAATATTTATACCGATCCGCAGAAACCGATTCAAGTTAAACCCGACCTTTATCAAATCGGTGAGCCAGCCGAAAATTCCCCTCTTCTCATCACAACCAACTTCTCTTTGACCTACTTTACTGTAGCAGGAGAGGTCGAGGCCAGTGGGATACCTGCCTTTCTGCTAGTGGCTGATGCAGAGGGAATGTCAGTGCTGACAGCCTGGGCCGCGGGTAAATTTGATGCCGAGAAGATAGCCAAAACGGTCAAGGGCGCTAATCTTGAGAGCAAACTGGCTCACCATAAGCTGGTGATTCCAGGTTATATAGCCGGGATATCCGGCGAGATAGAAGAGGAACTACCCAACTGGCAAATATTGGTCGGCCCTCGAGAGGCCGTTGATATTCCGGTCTATTTAAAGACTGTTTGGCAAGCGGTCGGCGCTCCGGCCGCAGCGTCATGAGAGAGGATCCCAAGGATGCTCCCTTCGGAAGCTCTTCAGAGAACGAGGGATCAAACGGAGGTGGCCAAAAATCGCTGATTGCATCGTAGTTTTCAATCCTTCAGGTAAGATAGTCCAAGCGGAAGTGGGCGCAGTGTTGTCTGACGTCGCCCGCTTGGCCGGGATAGATTTAGCTACACCGTGTGGCGGGGAAGGACGCTGTGGACGGTGCAAAGTACGAATCGAAATGGGCGAAGTTGCCACGCGCCAAACCCCTCATCTCACCACTAACGAAGCCGAACAAGGGATTGTCCTCGCCTGCCAGACCGTGGTCAAGGGCGACACTATCATCTTCGTGGAGCCCCGCCCTGTCACTGCGCCTCAGGTAGAGATCTGGACTACAGCAGAAAGGATAGCTCTGCCCATTAAATGTGAATGGCGCCACAATCCGCGTATCAGAAAGATTTATTTAGAAATGGAGCCTCCAAGCCTAGCCGACAATACTAACGACTTCGACCGATTGCGACAAGCCCTAACCCATCAGGAGCAGATCAAGCAGCTCGGAGCGGACCTACCGATTCTGCGTATCATCGCTCACACCCTACGCGCTGCCGATTGGAGGGTTACTGCCGTTCTCGAGATGCCCGGTCTAGAACTGAACGATAACGAGAATCTCTTCCCTCCTGACGAGCGCGGGGCACGTCTGATCGGGCTTCTCCCCGGCAACCGCAGCGGCAACTCCCTGGGTGTGGCCGTTGACATTGGGACAACCACCATAGTCATCTACCTCGTTGACCTTATCAGTGGTAAGGTGCTGGATACAGCCTCTGCCTATAATGCCCAAATTAGCTGTGGTGAGGATATCATCTCACGCATCATCTATGCCCAGCGAGGCGATGGGCTGAGCCATTTGCAACGCCTGGCGATCAAGACGATCAATGAACTCTTGACTGAGTTAGCTGGCCGCAACCGTTTACAACTTGGCGAAATTAACGAGATGATAGTCGCTGGCAATACTACGATGATTCACCTTTTCCTGGGAATCCCTCCCCGATATATTCGAGAGGAGCCTTATATCCCAACTATAACCCATCCTCCCGCTGTAACAGCAGGCGAACTGGGCATAACGATTAATCCCCACGCCAGTATCCAGTGTATGCCGGCTGTTGGTAGCTATGTAGGGGGAGATATTACCGCCGGGGTGATCAGCTCTGGGCTCTTTCAGAGCGAACGCCTTAGCCTCTTCATAGATATTGGGACAAACGGCGAGATCGTCCTCGGTAATGCTGATTGGTTAGCAACCTGCGCCTGCTCCGCCGGCCCGGCTTTTGAGGGCGGTGGTGTTCGACACGGAATGAGAGCCTCCAGTGGAGCCATCGATGAAATCTGGATTAATGGCCGCACCTATGAGCCAACCTATCGCGTTATTGGCAACGTTCCCCCGCGAGGCATCTGCGGCTCTGGATTGATCTCCGCTCTGGCCGAGATGTTCATCACCGGCATTGTAGACAAAGGCGGAAGACTCCAACGCGAGCTGAATACGCCCCGCGTACGCATCGGTGAGTATGGACCCGAATACGTCATCGCCTGGGCCCCAGAGACTGCACATACGCAGGATATTGTCCTGACAGAGACGGACATCAACAATTTAATTCGGGCCAAGGGAGCCATCTATGCTGGCTTCTCCATCCTCCTTCGCTACGTTGGCTTGAATATGGAAGACGTCAAGGAGATCCTCATCGGGGGGGCCTTTGGACAACACCTCAACGTTGAAAAGGCCATCCAGATTGGACTCTTACCGGATGTCCCTTGGGATAAATTTAAATACTTAGGCAATACCTCGATACTGGGTGCCTATACTGCACTCCTTTGCCGCGATATGCGAAAGGTTGTCTCTGATGTGGCAAGGAGAATGACTTACCTAGAGCTCTCAGCGAACAACGCGTTTATGGATGAATATACTTCTTGTCTATTCCTGCCTCATACGAATATCGAGGCTTTCCCTTCAGTTGAACGGCTGCTAAGAGAACGAGGCCAATCCCTCGTGGCTGGGAAATATTGAAAAATCTAGATAATAGATATTGAGGAGCATACGATGACAACGACCATCGCTGTGGCCGGCAAGGGGGGTACGGGCAAAACGACCATCGCCGGTCTGTTGATAAGATATATCCGAGAGAACAACCTTGGAACGGTACTGGCCATCGACGCCGATCCCAGCTCTAACTTGAATATCATACTCAATCTACCGCTTGACAATACAGTCGGCGACATGCGCGAAGAGCTACTGAATAAAGTAAAAACCGGATCGGCCGCATTAGGAATGTCCAAGCAAGATTATGTAGAGTATAAGATCAACGAATCCTTAGTAGAGGGCGAGGGGATCGACCTTCTGGCCATGGGACGCCCCGAGGGGCCGGGTTGCTATTGCGCCGCCAATAATTGGTTGAGGATTTGCATCGATCGCCTTGAAGCTGGCTACAACTACGTAGTGATTGACAATGAGGCCGGCTTAGAACACCTGAGCAGACGTACGACCCGCGATGTCGATCTTCTGCTCATTGTGTCCGATCCCACGCAGCGGGGTTTGCTTACCGCTGTGCGGATCGTTGACCTGGTCAAAGAGCTACAGACCAATGTTGGGGCGGTTTATCTCATCATCAACCGTCTCAATGGTGATCTTCCAGAGCCATTACAACAGATCATCGCTTCGATTCGGGTTGAACTGATCGGCACCATACCCGACGATCCCACCATCGCCGCCTTCGAGGCCACGGGCCGTCCTCTAATAGAGTTGCCTGCAGAATCGATCGCCTACAAGTCTATTCGACAGATCGCCAGCCGGATGAGGCTAGCGCCTGATAGAGTGATCCCTGAAACACTTGCTAAAAGTCATTAATCTTGTCACCTTCGCTGATCCGTGGTGACCGTGGGACCCAGATAGAAAACGTGACTGATCAGCAAGGATGCCAAATCTTGTCAGAATGCCAAGGAGGTAGAGTAGGTGTTAATCATTGGTGAAAGTATTCACATCATCGCTCCACGCGTGCGGACTGCCATCGAGGAACGTGATACTCAAGTGATTCAAAGTCTAGCTTTGCGCCAGGTGCAGGCCGGGGCTGAGGTGCTTGATCTCAATATCGGACCTTCGAAGAAGAGAGGCGTCGAGATAATAGAATGGGTAGTCGACACCGTGCAAGCAGTCACCAACGTCCGTTTGTCGCTCGACACCACAAATCCACTAGCGATGGAGGCTGGATTGAAACGATGTCGCCTCTGCCCCATTATCAACTCCATCTCTGCCGAACAGTCTAGACTGAATAATATGCTCCCCCTCGCCGTACAGTACGAGACTGACGTGATAGCTCTGGCTATGACCGATGAGGGTATACCGAAGGATGCTTCCTCCCGAGCCAGCATTGC of Chloroflexota bacterium contains these proteins:
- a CDS encoding UDP-glucose/GDP-mannose dehydrogenase family protein, producing MENICIIGVGYVGLVTGTCFADLGNRVVCLNTSKEKAENLKRGIIPIFEPGLEELVQRNYAAGRLNFTTSYDEALEHADFVFIAVGTPTGVEGEADLSYVQVAAEDIAKAMHKPLIVVNKSTVPIGAGDWVSSIIEKNKRIDVEVAVVSNPEFLREGAAVYDFMNPDRVVLGSTNKAAAEKVANLYAPLKCPVLITDIRTAEMIKYASNAYLATRISFINEIASICEKLGADIKDVARGMGYDKRIGSIYLEAGLGWGGSCFPKDVKALEHMAAMQGCHPQLLRAVMEINRDQRRRFIQMVRDALGTLQDKVIGVLGLSFKPNTDDMRHAPSVEVIHLMQIEGAKIKAYDPAAMKVAKNILPTIAYCANPYEVAEGSDALAIVTEWNEFKQLDLARIKELLRQPVVIDGRNIYDPLTMKSMGFIYQCIGRPIPSGETMASASLAAV
- a CDS encoding acetyl-CoA decarbonylase/synthase complex subunit delta, with the protein product MTVQIPTEKWVGKVHEVQLGATSAEGGTRKRTVIVGGESTLPFLHFEGEIPHRPAIAIEIWDKKPAEWSPALLKVWGDLVNDVRRWAERAVQIGADIIALKLTPSKGEEKGYRGVKETVKTVLEAVDVPLIVYGPGIPEADNEMLVEVAEAGDGERLALGLCEDKNYRTIVAACLAHGHIAIGRAPIDVNIQKQLNILISDMGLPLDRILMDPTTGSLGYGLEYTYSVMERLRLAALQGDRMTQMPMICTVGEEAWRVKESKIPEGVPTAWGEFETRGVAWETITAATLLTAGADIVVLRHPQAVEAVKQTIEDLIAH
- the acsC gene encoding acetyl-CoA decarbonylase/synthase complex subunit gamma, producing MPLSGLEIYKHLPKTNCKECGFPTCLAFAMKLAAKGAELSACPYVSEEAKQLLDAASAPPIRLITIGKGDNRIEIGNETVLFRHEKTFYHEPGLMLRIKDTQPSEQVTMTAQQVNEYAVERVGTTLHLNGLAIENASGDASAFVSCIETVKAKTNLPLVLMSTVSQAMEVALQKVAVDRPLIYAATKDNWEDMARLAQKFQCPLVVHDEGDLSTLASLAEQVIKAGVSDIILDPETRGLKGTLIQHTFIRRLALRKNFRLVGFPIISFPGEVANSPLEEAVLAAQDIAKYAGIIVLDHFDPSLAYPLLTLRQNIYTDPQKPIQVKPDLYQIGEPAENSPLLITTNFSLTYFTVAGEVEASGIPAFLLVADAEGMSVLTAWAAGKFDAEKIAKTVKGANLESKLAHHKLVIPGYIAGISGEIEEELPNWQILVGPREAVDIPVYLKTVWQAVGAPAAAS
- a CDS encoding ASKHA domain-containing protein, translated to MSDVARLAGIDLATPCGGEGRCGRCKVRIEMGEVATRQTPHLTTNEAEQGIVLACQTVVKGDTIIFVEPRPVTAPQVEIWTTAERIALPIKCEWRHNPRIRKIYLEMEPPSLADNTNDFDRLRQALTHQEQIKQLGADLPILRIIAHTLRAADWRVTAVLEMPGLELNDNENLFPPDERGARLIGLLPGNRSGNSLGVAVDIGTTTIVIYLVDLISGKVLDTASAYNAQISCGEDIISRIIYAQRGDGLSHLQRLAIKTINELLTELAGRNRLQLGEINEMIVAGNTTMIHLFLGIPPRYIREEPYIPTITHPPAVTAGELGITINPHASIQCMPAVGSYVGGDITAGVISSGLFQSERLSLFIDIGTNGEIVLGNADWLATCACSAGPAFEGGGVRHGMRASSGAIDEIWINGRTYEPTYRVIGNVPPRGICGSGLISALAEMFITGIVDKGGRLQRELNTPRVRIGEYGPEYVIAWAPETAHTQDIVLTETDINNLIRAKGAIYAGFSILLRYVGLNMEDVKEILIGGAFGQHLNVEKAIQIGLLPDVPWDKFKYLGNTSILGAYTALLCRDMRKVVSDVARRMTYLELSANNAFMDEYTSCLFLPHTNIEAFPSVERLLRERGQSLVAGKY
- a CDS encoding AAA family ATPase is translated as MTTTIAVAGKGGTGKTTIAGLLIRYIRENNLGTVLAIDADPSSNLNIILNLPLDNTVGDMREELLNKVKTGSAALGMSKQDYVEYKINESLVEGEGIDLLAMGRPEGPGCYCAANNWLRICIDRLEAGYNYVVIDNEAGLEHLSRRTTRDVDLLLIVSDPTQRGLLTAVRIVDLVKELQTNVGAVYLIINRLNGDLPEPLQQIIASIRVELIGTIPDDPTIAAFEATGRPLIELPAESIAYKSIRQIASRMRLAPDRVIPETLAKSH